From Cellulosimicrobium cellulans, the proteins below share one genomic window:
- a CDS encoding electron transfer flavoprotein subunit alpha/FixB family protein produces MSTPGTRTVLVLLDSAGTELRSPVLELITVGRSLGRVEAVALEAPSVDVLAQLGAYGVALVRQAEPSSGGEVVTGDALHLTPVVAEVLAAATRASDADAVLLTSSFPNKEAAARLAFLTEAGLVVDASALTDGGTHLVADKRVFAGSWDVRSEIVTDPAVLTLRANSVVPQPAEVAVATEVGALRLELSPAATAARVVSRTVDESAGAGRPALGEAAIVVAGGRGTNGDFGPVTELADALGAAVGATRDAVYEGWHDQFVGQTGVTVAPRLYIGAGISGAPHHRGGMQASQVIVAVNNDPECPLFEISDFAVVGDLADVLPQAAEVLREHRSSQG; encoded by the coding sequence ATGAGCACCCCCGGGACCCGTACCGTCCTCGTCCTCCTCGACTCCGCCGGCACCGAGCTGCGCTCGCCCGTGCTGGAGCTCATCACCGTCGGCCGCTCGCTCGGGCGTGTCGAGGCCGTCGCGCTGGAGGCGCCGAGCGTCGACGTGCTCGCCCAGCTCGGCGCCTACGGCGTCGCGCTCGTGCGCCAGGCCGAGCCGTCGTCGGGCGGGGAGGTCGTGACCGGCGACGCGCTGCACCTGACGCCCGTCGTGGCCGAGGTCCTCGCCGCCGCGACGCGCGCGTCCGACGCGGACGCCGTCCTGCTCACGTCGTCCTTCCCGAACAAGGAGGCGGCCGCGCGCCTCGCGTTCCTCACCGAGGCGGGCCTCGTCGTCGACGCGTCCGCGCTGACCGACGGCGGCACGCACCTCGTCGCGGACAAGCGCGTCTTCGCGGGGTCCTGGGACGTGCGGAGCGAGATCGTCACCGACCCCGCCGTGCTCACGCTGCGGGCGAACTCCGTCGTCCCGCAGCCCGCGGAGGTCGCCGTGGCGACCGAGGTCGGTGCGCTGCGCCTCGAGCTCTCGCCCGCCGCGACCGCGGCGCGCGTCGTGTCCCGCACGGTCGACGAGTCGGCCGGCGCGGGTCGCCCCGCGCTCGGCGAGGCCGCGATCGTCGTCGCGGGGGGCCGAGGCACGAACGGCGACTTCGGTCCCGTCACCGAGCTCGCCGACGCGCTCGGCGCGGCCGTGGGCGCGACGCGCGACGCCGTCTACGAGGGCTGGCACGACCAGTTCGTCGGACAGACGGGCGTCACCGTCGCCCCGCGCCTGTACATCGGCGCGGGCATCTCCGGCGCCCCGCACCACCGCGGCGGCATGCAGGCGTCTCAGGTCATCGTCGCGGTGAACAACGACCCGGAGTGCCCGCTGTTCGAGATCTCGGACTTCGCGGTCGTCGGCGACCTCGCGGACGTGCTGCCGCAGGCGGCCGAGGTGCTGCGCGAGCACCGGTCGTCGCAGGGCTGA
- a CDS encoding electron transfer flavoprotein subunit beta/FixA family protein: MRIVVAVKYVPDIHADRGFEGGRVVRRADEGTLNELDENAVEAALRLKEALPEAERETSEVIVLTVAGPDAGGAVRRAYQLGADRGVRVSDDAVAGSDYFGTARVLAAAVRRLADEAPVDVVVTGMAALDGLGSVVPALLSAELGLPQLTLAGKLEVEGEPGARTARVTRELDGVEEVLEAPLPAVVSVTDHANDPRMPNFKLIMAARTRPVEAWSLADLGVDPALVGDAGARSRVTDASPRPPRPDAEIVVDKGEGGRALAEFLIRNDLV, translated from the coding sequence ATGCGGATCGTCGTCGCCGTGAAGTACGTCCCGGACATCCACGCGGACCGGGGCTTCGAGGGCGGGCGCGTCGTGCGCCGGGCCGACGAGGGGACGCTCAACGAGCTCGACGAGAACGCGGTCGAGGCCGCGCTGCGCCTCAAGGAGGCGCTGCCGGAGGCGGAGCGCGAGACCAGCGAGGTGATCGTCCTCACGGTGGCCGGTCCCGACGCCGGCGGCGCGGTGCGCCGCGCGTACCAGCTCGGCGCGGACCGTGGGGTGCGCGTGAGCGACGACGCCGTGGCGGGCTCCGACTACTTCGGCACCGCGCGCGTGCTCGCCGCCGCGGTGCGCCGCCTCGCGGACGAGGCCCCGGTGGACGTCGTCGTGACGGGCATGGCCGCGCTCGACGGGCTCGGCTCGGTCGTCCCCGCGCTCCTGTCGGCGGAGCTCGGGCTCCCGCAGCTCACGCTCGCGGGGAAGCTCGAGGTCGAGGGAGAGCCCGGCGCTCGGACGGCTCGCGTCACGCGCGAGCTCGACGGCGTCGAGGAGGTCCTCGAGGCGCCGCTGCCCGCCGTGGTGTCCGTGACGGACCACGCGAACGACCCGCGCATGCCCAACTTCAAGCTCATCATGGCGGCGCGCACGCGCCCGGTGGAGGCGTGGAGCCTCGCCGACCTCGGCGTCGACCCGGCGCTCGTCGGCGACGCCGGCGCGCGCTCGCGCGTGACCGACGCGTCGCCCCGCCCGCCGCGCCCCGACGCCGAGATCGTCGTCGACAAGGGCGAGGGCGGGCGCGCCCTGGCCGAGTTCCTCATCCGCAACGACCTGGTCTGA
- the glgX gene encoding glycogen debranching protein GlgX — protein sequence MPPLGVRVAGGGVDVAVLASHATAVELCLVDVVDAALPAHDPARYRERRVPLAGPAYGVWRAHVPGVRPGQRYGFRVHGPWDPAAGLRHNPAKLLVDPYARGLVGELVADPAIHGQVGSDPYGPADARDSLPFVPHAVVVAEPTGNLAPRPRVPWRDTVVYEAHVRGLTQRLEALPEHLRGTYAGVAHPVTIEHLRSLGVTTVELLPVHANVPEPHLLASGRTNYWGYSTLGFFAPHAAYATRAAQDAGPGAVLDEVRGMVHLLHEAGIEVLLDVVHNHTCEGGADGYHLSWRGLDNAGYYLHDGGAPARLADVTGTGNSLDFRRPAVVRAALDSLRYWADVVGVDGFRFDLAVTLGRGSAGFDPDHPFLVALQTDPVLCGLKFVAEPWDVGPGGWRTGQFPPPLAEWNDRFRDAARQFWLADAREASHGRPGHGVRDLATRLAGSADLFGHSDPPLLRGPVASVSYVTAHDGFTLADLVAYDHKHNLANGEDNRDGTDDNRSWNHGLEGPVVAPDARAGGGAGLDALGLGVEIAPLRRRSIRNLLATLVLAAGTPMLTAGDEMGRTQRGNNNAYVQDDATSWVSWDLSPWRQDLLATTRYLLGLRRTHPALRPDTFFTGRPRPTDAATQRGTDGAGVPDLVWFDADGELLDHAAWHDPAVRTLQMLRTAPEPGDADVLVVVVGALDPVDVTLPGVRAASRGDAERWDLAWDSDWEHPDDRDRTNGDGTARAGDVVGLEALSLRVYVSTPPR from the coding sequence GTGCCGCCGCTCGGCGTCCGCGTCGCGGGCGGCGGCGTCGACGTCGCCGTCCTCGCCTCGCACGCGACCGCCGTCGAGCTGTGCCTCGTCGACGTCGTCGACGCGGCGCTGCCCGCCCACGACCCCGCCCGCTACCGCGAGCGCCGCGTCCCCCTCGCCGGGCCGGCGTACGGCGTCTGGCGCGCCCACGTCCCGGGCGTCCGCCCCGGGCAGCGCTACGGGTTCCGCGTCCACGGCCCGTGGGACCCCGCCGCCGGGCTGCGGCACAACCCCGCGAAGCTCCTCGTCGACCCGTACGCGCGCGGCCTCGTGGGCGAGCTGGTCGCCGACCCGGCGATCCACGGCCAGGTCGGGAGCGACCCGTACGGCCCGGCGGACGCTCGCGACTCGCTGCCGTTCGTGCCGCACGCGGTGGTCGTGGCCGAGCCGACGGGGAACCTGGCACCCCGGCCGCGCGTCCCGTGGCGCGACACCGTGGTCTACGAGGCGCACGTGCGCGGCCTCACGCAGCGGCTCGAGGCGCTGCCGGAGCACCTGCGCGGCACGTACGCGGGCGTCGCGCACCCCGTGACGATCGAGCACCTCCGGTCGCTGGGAGTGACGACGGTCGAGCTCCTGCCCGTGCACGCGAACGTGCCCGAGCCGCACCTGCTCGCGAGCGGCCGCACCAACTACTGGGGCTACTCGACGCTCGGCTTCTTCGCGCCCCACGCCGCGTACGCGACGCGCGCCGCCCAGGACGCCGGCCCCGGGGCGGTCCTGGACGAGGTGCGGGGGATGGTGCACCTGCTGCACGAGGCAGGGATCGAGGTGCTGCTCGACGTCGTGCACAACCACACGTGCGAGGGCGGTGCAGACGGCTACCACCTGTCGTGGCGCGGCCTCGACAACGCCGGGTACTACCTGCACGACGGCGGCGCGCCCGCGCGTCTCGCGGACGTCACCGGGACGGGCAACTCCCTCGACTTCCGGCGCCCGGCGGTCGTGCGCGCGGCGCTCGACTCGCTGCGGTACTGGGCGGACGTCGTGGGCGTCGACGGGTTCCGGTTCGACCTCGCGGTCACGCTCGGGCGCGGCTCGGCCGGGTTCGACCCCGACCATCCGTTCCTCGTCGCGCTCCAGACCGACCCGGTGCTGTGCGGGCTCAAGTTCGTCGCCGAGCCGTGGGACGTGGGGCCGGGCGGCTGGCGGACCGGGCAGTTCCCGCCCCCGCTCGCCGAGTGGAACGACCGGTTCCGCGACGCGGCGCGCCAGTTCTGGCTCGCCGACGCGCGCGAGGCGTCCCACGGGCGGCCCGGCCACGGCGTGCGCGACCTCGCGACCCGGCTCGCGGGCTCCGCGGACCTGTTCGGCCACTCCGACCCGCCGCTCCTGCGCGGGCCCGTCGCGTCGGTGAGCTACGTGACCGCGCACGACGGCTTCACGCTCGCCGACCTCGTCGCGTACGACCACAAGCACAACCTCGCGAACGGCGAGGACAACCGTGACGGGACGGACGACAACCGGTCGTGGAACCACGGTCTCGAGGGCCCGGTCGTGGCCCCCGACGCGCGGGCGGGCGGCGGCGCCGGGCTCGACGCGCTCGGGCTGGGAGTGGAGATCGCGCCCCTGCGCCGCCGGTCGATCCGCAACCTCCTCGCGACGCTCGTCCTCGCCGCCGGCACCCCGATGCTCACCGCGGGCGACGAGATGGGTCGCACCCAGCGCGGCAACAACAACGCCTACGTGCAGGACGACGCGACGTCGTGGGTGTCGTGGGACCTGTCACCATGGCGCCAGGACCTGCTCGCGACCACGCGGTACCTGCTCGGCCTGCGCCGCACGCACCCCGCGCTGCGCCCCGACACGTTCTTCACCGGCCGGCCCCGCCCGACGGACGCAGCGACGCAGCGGGGGACGGACGGTGCCGGCGTGCCCGACCTGGTCTGGTTCGACGCCGACGGCGAGCTGCTGGACCACGCGGCGTGGCACGACCCCGCCGTCCGGACCCTGCAGATGCTGCGGACCGCGCCCGAGCCCGGCGACGCCGACGTCCTCGTGGTCGTCGTCGGCGCCCTCGACCCGGTCGACGTCACGCTCCCCGGCGTGCGCGCGGCCTCGCGCGGCGACGCCGAGCGGTGGGACCTCGCGTGGGACTCCGACTGGGAGCACCCCGACGACCGGGACCGCACGAACGGCGACGGTACCGCCCGCGCGGGCGACGTCGTCGGGCTCGAGGCCCTGAGCCTGCGCGTCTACGTCTCCACCCCGCCGAGGTAG
- a CDS encoding alpha-1,4-glucan--maltose-1-phosphate maltosyltransferase, which produces MTSTPPAPAPHRAPATTPRPAPSAPIGRIPVLDVSPVVEGGRWPSKAVVGEMVPVEATVFREGHDAVAATAVLVAPDGTERTAPMIDVAPGLDRFRATLHPDALGDWSLRVEAWSDPYGTWSHDATIKIDAGVDVDLMLAEGVRLFERVLADAVPLPGADGTPGTRSPEDARTLADAAAALADASRPAQARLAAATSPEVRDVLRRAPLRDHVTASATYDLRVERPLALAGAWYEMFPRSEGARRLKDGRWRSGTFTAAARRLPAIAAMGFDVVYLTPVHPIGTTHRKGRNNSLTALPGDPGSPYAIGSKDGGHDAIHPELGSDRTFRAFVKEARRNGLEVAIDLALQCSPDHPWVTEHPEWFTTRADGSIAYAENPPKKYQDIYPLNFDNDPEGIYAEVLRVVRVWIDRGVTAFRVDNPHTKPLDFWEWLLAEVRATNPEVVFLSEAFTKPAMMHTLARIGFHQSYTYFTWRNTRDELAEYLEEVSGEAGAYMRPSFWPTTHDILPPYLQHGGVAGFAVRAVLAATGSPTWGIYSGYELVENVPRPGVEEQIDNEKYEYKPRDWALAEEIGISTLLARLNEVRRDHPALRQLRNLTVHPTTNDQVLAFSRHLPAEHSPTGEADTVVVVVNLDPHSPQESNVHLDLAALGLPPLADGQDPWAPSFVAHDELSGESYGWGQDVYVRLEPMRQVAHVVHVRPA; this is translated from the coding sequence GTGACGTCGACCCCTCCGGCCCCCGCGCCGCACCGCGCCCCCGCGACCACCCCCCGTCCTGCGCCGTCAGCCCCGATCGGCCGCATCCCCGTGCTGGACGTGTCCCCCGTCGTCGAGGGTGGCCGGTGGCCCTCGAAGGCCGTCGTCGGCGAGATGGTGCCGGTCGAGGCGACCGTGTTCCGCGAGGGGCACGACGCCGTCGCCGCGACCGCCGTGCTCGTCGCCCCCGACGGGACCGAGCGCACCGCGCCGATGATCGACGTCGCGCCCGGCCTCGACCGGTTCCGCGCCACGCTGCACCCCGACGCCCTCGGGGACTGGTCGCTGCGCGTCGAGGCGTGGAGCGACCCGTACGGCACGTGGTCCCACGACGCGACGATCAAGATCGACGCGGGCGTCGACGTCGACCTCATGCTGGCCGAGGGCGTCCGGCTCTTCGAGCGCGTCCTGGCCGACGCCGTCCCTCTCCCGGGCGCGGACGGCACCCCGGGCACCCGCTCCCCCGAGGACGCGCGCACGCTCGCCGACGCGGCCGCCGCCCTCGCCGACGCGAGCCGCCCCGCGCAGGCCCGCCTCGCCGCGGCGACGTCGCCCGAGGTGCGCGACGTCCTGCGTCGCGCGCCCCTGCGCGACCACGTGACGGCGTCGGCCACGTACGACCTGCGCGTCGAGCGCCCGCTGGCGCTCGCGGGCGCGTGGTACGAGATGTTCCCGCGCTCGGAGGGCGCGCGCCGGCTCAAGGACGGGCGCTGGCGCTCGGGCACGTTCACAGCCGCCGCCCGCCGCCTGCCGGCGATCGCCGCGATGGGCTTCGACGTCGTCTACCTCACGCCCGTCCACCCCATCGGCACGACCCACCGCAAGGGCCGCAACAACTCGCTCACCGCGCTCCCGGGCGACCCGGGCAGCCCGTACGCCATCGGCTCGAAGGACGGCGGCCACGACGCGATCCACCCCGAGCTCGGGAGCGACCGCACCTTCCGCGCGTTCGTCAAGGAGGCGCGGCGCAACGGCCTCGAGGTCGCGATCGACCTCGCGCTCCAGTGCTCGCCCGACCACCCGTGGGTCACCGAGCACCCCGAGTGGTTCACGACGCGCGCCGACGGTTCGATCGCGTACGCCGAGAACCCGCCGAAGAAGTACCAGGACATCTACCCGCTGAACTTCGACAACGACCCCGAGGGCATCTACGCCGAGGTCCTGCGCGTCGTCCGGGTGTGGATCGACCGGGGCGTCACGGCGTTCCGCGTCGACAACCCGCACACCAAGCCGCTCGACTTCTGGGAGTGGCTGCTCGCCGAGGTGCGCGCGACGAACCCCGAGGTGGTGTTCCTCTCGGAGGCGTTCACCAAGCCCGCGATGATGCACACGCTCGCGCGCATCGGGTTCCACCAGTCGTACACGTACTTCACGTGGCGCAACACCCGCGACGAGCTCGCCGAGTACCTCGAGGAGGTCTCGGGCGAGGCGGGCGCGTACATGCGGCCGAGCTTCTGGCCGACGACGCACGACATCCTCCCCCCGTACCTCCAGCACGGCGGGGTGGCCGGGTTCGCGGTGCGCGCGGTGCTCGCCGCGACCGGGTCGCCCACGTGGGGGATCTACTCCGGGTACGAGCTCGTGGAGAACGTGCCCCGCCCGGGCGTCGAGGAGCAGATCGACAACGAGAAGTACGAGTACAAGCCGCGCGACTGGGCGCTCGCCGAGGAGATCGGGATCTCGACGCTGCTCGCGCGGCTCAACGAGGTCCGCCGCGACCACCCCGCCCTGCGCCAACTCCGCAACCTCACCGTGCACCCGACGACGAACGACCAGGTGCTCGCGTTCTCGCGCCACCTGCCCGCCGAGCACTCGCCGACCGGCGAGGCGGACACGGTCGTCGTCGTGGTGAACCTCGACCCGCACTCCCCGCAGGAGTCGAACGTGCACCTCGACCTCGCGGCCCTCGGGCTGCCCCCGCTCGCCGACGGGCAGGACCCGTGGGCGCCGTCGTTCGTCGCGCACGACGAGCTGTCCGGAGAGAGCTACGGCTGGGGCCAGGACGTGTACGTGCGGCTCGAGCCGATGCGCCAGGTCGCGCACGTCGTGCACGTGAGGCCTGCATGA
- the glgP gene encoding alpha-glucan family phosphorylase, producing the protein MRAIRRFTVRTLLPAELRDLDELAHNLRWSWHAPTRDLFAGIDPEAWASVHGDPVALLGALGPERLAELAADGAFVERVRAAAADLRHYLDDALWYQQQAASQDESDPLPAAIAYFSPEFGITSVLPQYSGGLGILAGDHLKSASDLGVPIVGVGLLYGAGYFKQSLTRDGWQVETYPLLDPDGLPLTLLRDDDGTPARVSLALPGGRTLHAHVWVAAVGRVPLLLLDSNVPGNDEAARKVTDRLYGGGGEHRLQQELLLGVGGVRALRLWSRLTGAPAPEVYHTNEGHAGFLGVERIRELVEQGLTFDEALEAVRAATVFTTHTPVPAGIDRFGRDLVTQYFGGDMAVDGLPVERVLALGAEDYDGGDPTVFNMAVMGLRLGGRANGVSLLHGEVSRGMFEGLWPGFDAREVPITSVTNGVHSPTWVDPAFAALESERLGLDELTAADASSGWLRGAGDGGVSDGELWAIRREMRGRLVDEARRRVRKSWRERGATPAELGWVDDVLSPDVLTIGFARRVPTYKRLTLMLRDPARLKALLLHPERPVQLVVAGKSHPADDQGKRLIQQLVRFTDDPEVRHRIVFLPNYDIAMAQSLYPGCDVWLNNPLRPLEASGTSGMKSALNGGLNLSILDGWWDEWFDGENGWAIPTADGVEDPDRRDDLEASALYDLVEQQVAPRFYDRTADGVPDRWLEMVRHTLSTLGPKVQATRMVGEYVTRLYAPAAAAGRALAADGLAPARELAHWKESVRTGWSRVRVDHVDSSGIGEVPQVGDRLTVRAYVSLGDLRPEDVQVQVVHGRVSEADVIEEFTAEPLALAETYEAGRYAFAGDVVLDASGPFGYTVRVVPTHAGLPSVAELGLVANA; encoded by the coding sequence GTGAGAGCGATCCGACGGTTCACCGTCCGCACCCTGCTGCCCGCCGAGCTGCGCGACCTGGACGAGCTGGCCCACAACCTGCGCTGGTCCTGGCACGCCCCGACGCGCGACCTGTTCGCCGGCATCGACCCCGAGGCGTGGGCGTCCGTCCACGGCGACCCGGTCGCCCTGCTGGGCGCGCTCGGCCCGGAGCGCCTCGCCGAGCTCGCGGCCGACGGCGCGTTCGTCGAGCGCGTGCGCGCGGCGGCGGCCGACCTGCGCCACTACCTCGACGACGCGCTGTGGTACCAGCAGCAGGCGGCCTCGCAGGACGAGAGCGACCCGCTCCCCGCCGCGATCGCGTACTTCTCGCCCGAGTTCGGCATCACGTCCGTGCTGCCGCAGTACTCCGGCGGCCTCGGCATCCTCGCGGGCGACCACCTCAAGAGCGCGAGCGACCTCGGCGTGCCGATCGTCGGCGTCGGGCTCCTGTACGGCGCCGGGTACTTCAAGCAGTCCCTCACGCGCGACGGCTGGCAGGTCGAGACCTACCCGCTGCTCGACCCGGACGGGCTCCCGCTGACCCTGCTGCGCGACGACGACGGCACGCCCGCGCGCGTCTCCCTCGCCCTCCCGGGCGGTCGGACGCTGCACGCGCACGTGTGGGTCGCAGCCGTGGGTCGCGTCCCCCTGCTGCTGCTCGACTCGAACGTGCCCGGCAACGACGAGGCCGCGCGCAAGGTCACCGACCGCCTCTACGGCGGCGGCGGGGAGCACCGCCTCCAGCAGGAGCTCCTGCTGGGCGTGGGCGGCGTGCGCGCGCTGCGCCTGTGGTCGCGCCTCACGGGCGCCCCGGCACCGGAGGTCTACCACACCAACGAGGGGCACGCCGGCTTCCTCGGCGTGGAGCGCATCCGTGAGCTCGTCGAGCAGGGCCTCACGTTCGACGAAGCCCTGGAGGCCGTGCGCGCCGCGACCGTCTTCACGACGCACACGCCCGTCCCGGCCGGCATCGACCGGTTCGGGCGCGACCTCGTCACGCAGTACTTCGGCGGCGACATGGCCGTGGACGGACTGCCCGTGGAGCGGGTCCTCGCGCTCGGCGCCGAGGACTACGACGGCGGCGACCCGACCGTCTTCAACATGGCCGTCATGGGCCTGCGCCTGGGCGGCCGCGCCAACGGCGTCTCGCTGCTGCACGGCGAGGTGTCGCGCGGCATGTTCGAGGGCCTGTGGCCCGGGTTCGACGCGCGCGAGGTCCCCATCACGTCCGTGACGAACGGCGTGCACTCGCCCACGTGGGTGGACCCCGCCTTCGCGGCCCTCGAGTCCGAGCGGCTCGGGCTCGACGAGCTCACCGCCGCCGACGCGTCGTCGGGCTGGCTGCGCGGTGCCGGGGACGGCGGCGTGAGCGACGGCGAGCTGTGGGCGATCCGCCGCGAGATGCGCGGCCGGCTCGTCGACGAGGCGCGCCGCCGCGTGCGCAAGTCCTGGCGCGAGCGCGGCGCGACCCCGGCCGAGCTCGGCTGGGTCGACGACGTGCTCTCGCCCGACGTCCTCACCATCGGGTTCGCGCGGCGCGTGCCCACGTACAAGCGGCTCACGCTGATGCTCCGCGACCCCGCGCGCCTCAAGGCGCTGCTGCTCCACCCCGAGCGCCCCGTGCAGCTCGTCGTGGCGGGCAAGTCGCACCCCGCGGACGACCAGGGCAAGCGCCTCATCCAGCAGCTCGTCCGCTTCACCGACGACCCCGAGGTGCGCCACCGCATCGTCTTCCTGCCCAACTACGACATCGCCATGGCGCAGTCGCTCTACCCGGGCTGCGACGTCTGGCTCAACAACCCGCTGCGGCCCCTGGAGGCGTCGGGGACGTCCGGCATGAAGTCGGCGCTCAATGGCGGCCTCAACCTGTCCATCCTCGACGGGTGGTGGGACGAGTGGTTCGACGGCGAGAACGGCTGGGCCATCCCCACCGCCGACGGCGTCGAGGACCCCGACCGCCGCGACGACCTCGAGGCGTCGGCGCTCTACGACCTCGTCGAGCAGCAGGTCGCGCCGCGCTTCTACGACCGCACCGCCGACGGCGTCCCCGACCGGTGGCTCGAGATGGTGCGGCACACGCTCTCCACGCTCGGCCCCAAGGTCCAGGCGACGCGCATGGTCGGCGAGTACGTCACGCGCCTGTACGCGCCCGCCGCGGCGGCCGGTCGGGCGCTCGCCGCGGACGGCCTCGCCCCCGCGCGCGAGCTCGCGCACTGGAAGGAGTCCGTGCGGACCGGGTGGTCGCGCGTGCGCGTCGACCACGTCGACTCGTCCGGCATCGGCGAGGTGCCGCAGGTCGGCGACCGGCTCACGGTGCGCGCGTACGTCTCGCTGGGCGACCTGCGCCCGGAGGACGTGCAGGTGCAGGTCGTGCACGGCCGCGTCAGCGAGGCCGACGTCATCGAGGAGTTCACCGCCGAGCCGCTCGCGCTCGCCGAGACGTACGAGGCCGGCCGCTACGCGTTCGCCGGCGACGTCGTGCTCGACGCGTCCGGCCCGTTCGGCTACACGGTGCGCGTCGTCCCGACGCACGCCGGCCTCCCCAGCGTCGCCGAGCTCGGCCTCGTCGCCAACGCCTGA
- a CDS encoding FAD-binding dehydrogenase — translation MSDSAVDSPLSSPSIEDPEVVVVGAGLAGLVAATELTAAGRRVVLLDQEPAASLGGQAWWSFGGLFLVGSPEQRRMGVTDSAELAFDDWLGSARFAPGADRGEGPDRHGYAWARGFVDFAAGEMRGWLHDKGVRWFPLVQWAERGGYPVTSGADGTAAGAHGNSVPRFHVTWGTGPGILEPFVRAALDARAAGLLDLRFRHRVTSLVVTDGAVTGVRAEVLAPSDVERGAPSSRDVVGEVEIAASAVVVTSGGIGANHELVRSRWPQSAGRLPARMLSGVPDSTDGLMIGVAADAGGALVHEDRMWHYPEGIANHSPVWTDHGIRILPGPSSLWLDADGNRLPAPLFPGFDALGALQHVTERGDDHSWFVLNKAIMETEFALSGSEQNPDLTGKDVRLLAQRVLPGAVGPVARFAEQSPEFVWADTPEELAAGMNALVDATPGSRGHVDGEALARIVHLRDEQVRTGLGKDPQVVATAMARRYRVDRLIRVSPPRPLTTPKDGPLLAVRLSVLTRKTLGGLWTDTSARVLRQDGTVLPGLWAAGEAAGFGGGGVHGHRALEGTFLGGCLYSGRVAGRSLAAELG, via the coding sequence ATGAGTGACAGCGCGGTCGACTCCCCTCTCAGCTCTCCCTCGATCGAGGATCCCGAGGTCGTCGTCGTGGGGGCCGGCCTCGCCGGGCTCGTCGCGGCGACCGAGCTCACCGCGGCCGGGCGGCGCGTCGTCCTGCTCGACCAGGAGCCGGCCGCGAGCCTCGGCGGCCAGGCGTGGTGGTCGTTCGGCGGCCTGTTCCTCGTGGGCTCGCCCGAACAACGGCGCATGGGGGTCACCGACTCCGCCGAGCTCGCGTTCGACGACTGGCTCGGGTCCGCGCGGTTCGCGCCCGGCGCCGACCGCGGCGAGGGACCCGACCGCCACGGGTACGCGTGGGCGCGCGGGTTCGTCGACTTCGCCGCGGGCGAGATGCGCGGCTGGCTGCACGACAAGGGCGTGCGCTGGTTCCCGCTCGTGCAGTGGGCGGAGCGCGGCGGGTACCCCGTGACCTCGGGCGCCGACGGGACGGCGGCCGGGGCGCACGGCAACTCCGTCCCGCGCTTCCACGTCACGTGGGGCACCGGGCCGGGCATCCTCGAGCCGTTCGTCCGCGCCGCGCTCGACGCCCGGGCGGCCGGGCTGCTCGACCTGCGGTTCCGGCACCGCGTCACGTCGCTCGTCGTCACGGACGGCGCCGTGACGGGCGTGCGTGCGGAGGTCCTCGCACCGTCGGACGTCGAGCGCGGCGCACCGTCGTCGCGCGACGTGGTCGGCGAGGTCGAGATCGCGGCGAGCGCGGTCGTCGTGACGTCGGGCGGGATCGGCGCGAACCACGAGCTCGTGCGGTCCCGGTGGCCCCAGTCGGCGGGCCGCCTGCCCGCCCGGATGCTCTCCGGCGTCCCGGACTCGACCGACGGGCTCATGATCGGCGTCGCCGCCGACGCGGGCGGCGCGCTCGTCCACGAGGACCGCATGTGGCACTACCCCGAGGGCATCGCGAACCACTCCCCCGTGTGGACGGACCACGGCATCCGCATCCTGCCCGGCCCGAGCTCGCTGTGGCTCGACGCCGACGGCAACCGCCTGCCCGCGCCCCTCTTCCCCGGGTTCGACGCGCTCGGCGCGCTCCAGCACGTGACCGAGCGCGGCGACGACCACTCCTGGTTCGTGCTCAACAAGGCGATCATGGAGACCGAGTTCGCGCTGTCGGGCTCCGAGCAGAACCCCGACCTCACCGGCAAGGACGTCAGGCTGCTCGCACAGCGCGTGCTGCCCGGCGCCGTCGGGCCCGTCGCGCGGTTCGCCGAGCAGTCGCCCGAGTTCGTCTGGGCCGACACGCCCGAGGAGCTCGCCGCGGGGATGAACGCGCTCGTCGACGCGACGCCGGGCTCGCGCGGTCACGTCGACGGCGAGGCCCTCGCCCGCATCGTCCACCTTCGTGACGAGCAGGTGCGCACCGGCCTCGGCAAGGACCCCCAGGTCGTCGCGACGGCGATGGCGCGGCGCTACCGCGTCGACCGGCTCATCCGCGTCTCGCCCCCGCGCCCGCTCACCACGCCCAAGGACGGACCGCTGCTCGCCGTCCGCCTCTCGGTGCTCACGCGCAAGACGCTCGGCGGGCTGTGGACCGACACGTCCGCGCGCGTGCTGCGCCAGGACGGCACCGTGCTGCCGGGCCTCTGGGCCGCGGGCGAGGCCGCCGGGTTCGGCGGCGGCGGCGTGCACGGCCACCGCGCGCTCGAGGGCACGTTCCTCGGCGGCTGCCTCTACTCGGGCCGCGTCGCGGGCCGCTCGCTCGCGGCGGAGCTCGGCTGA